One part of the Terrimicrobium sacchariphilum genome encodes these proteins:
- the ppgK gene encoding polyphosphate--glucose phosphotransferase — protein MTILGIDIGGTGIKGAPVDVETGALLEERFRLPTPQPALPNAVADVVGEVAKHFNYSGPAGITFPAVVKNGVTYTAANVHESWIGTDAGKLFSEHIGGQATVVNDADAAGIAEMRFGAGRDRNGVVIMLTLGTGIGSAVFLDGKLLPNTEFGHLKIRGKDAEKRASEKVREDKKLSWKEWADRISEYLQELEKLFSPDLFIIGGGVSKKADKFLPHITTRTEVIIVPAQMRNDAGIIGAAYLARGQVVDALPTPLQANS, from the coding sequence ATGACCATACTCGGCATCGACATCGGTGGGACCGGCATCAAAGGTGCGCCGGTCGACGTGGAAACTGGCGCATTACTCGAGGAGCGTTTCCGGCTTCCGACTCCGCAACCTGCTCTGCCCAACGCAGTGGCGGACGTGGTCGGCGAAGTCGCGAAGCATTTCAACTACTCCGGTCCCGCGGGTATTACCTTTCCTGCCGTGGTCAAGAATGGCGTCACCTATACGGCGGCCAATGTGCATGAGTCGTGGATCGGTACGGATGCCGGCAAGCTTTTCTCCGAGCACATCGGCGGCCAGGCGACGGTGGTGAACGATGCGGATGCCGCAGGCATCGCGGAGATGCGGTTTGGTGCGGGTCGCGATCGCAATGGCGTCGTCATCATGCTCACGCTGGGAACGGGTATCGGCAGCGCGGTGTTTCTCGATGGCAAACTGCTTCCCAATACGGAGTTCGGCCATCTCAAGATTCGCGGCAAGGATGCCGAGAAGCGGGCTTCCGAAAAGGTACGTGAGGACAAAAAGCTCTCCTGGAAGGAGTGGGCCGACCGGATCAGTGAATATCTCCAGGAGCTGGAGAAGCTGTTTTCCCCCGACCTCTTCATCATTGGCGGCGGCGTAAGCAAGAAGGCGGACAAGTTCCTCCCCCACATCACCACCCGCACGGAGGTGATCATCGTTCCCGCCCAGATGCGGAACGATGCGGGCATCATCGGAGCGGCTTATCTGGCTCGCGGTCAGGTGGTGGATGCCCTGCCGACCCCGTTGCAGGCAAATTCCTGA
- a CDS encoding adenylate/guanylate cyclase domain-containing protein — translation MPEAPQGTISFFFTDIVGSTRLWEKHPNHMGTALARHNDIIRGIAEGGGGYVFKTVGDSFCVAFPTPRMALEAAVAAQVALLEEDWSSVGTLLVRMAVHTGTAEWRDGDYFGGTLNRTSRIEAAAHGGQILVSQVTVDLLEDENLDVSFRPLGSHRLRNLDRPEHLYQVIGNNLPDSFPPPKSMEVLPNNLPVQTTSFIGREKEMEEIHALLERTSLLTLTGTGGTGKTRLSIEVGASLIHDFRDGVWLAEFAQISDPARIVEVVATSLGVREDPERTQREALVQFLRGKTLLLILDNCEHVLAEAAKLAAELLSSAPNLKIIATSRHSLGIRGEQTFAVPPLGMFDVRLHELSGPDVVERLSQYDAVKLFIERAMAVKPDFRVTNENAPALAEVCSRLDGIPLAIELAAARVRVLDLAQIASRLNDRFRLLRGGSRTGLPHQQTLQALIDWSHDLLSEEERIVFRRMGAFLLGRSLRALEQVCSGDGVEEYDILDLLQQLVDKSLVMVERDVAGELRYTMIESVWQYAKEKLKDSGEETTVRNRHLKFFLEYAEELHPKFEGPEQKHWLDAGQADAWNFRAALRWAVESRQAELGLRMMSSLYRLVEVRGDVREVYELLLKLLAVDEDGDGKKYRADAEVAAGRLAWALDRYGESRKHYAAARKIYEALGDENGIGIVEMLSGFINRGDQRVDESEANFRLALELGRKTGNLYVIAASQSGLGSIALDRGQLEEARKLKEESLANYEELGDQWIVGLILWGVAWVALAQGDYARAKQVLDRWVANVRELGNQWTLPYILEEYAQLASRTGKPLLAARIIGAADAQREHFSSSFSASEAEGHADLVSRVRAEISEEEWVTAREEGRIATPWEVFREIDEQLS, via the coding sequence ATGCCTGAAGCTCCACAGGGTACGATTTCTTTCTTCTTCACCGACATCGTCGGGAGCACGCGGCTTTGGGAGAAACACCCAAACCACATGGGCACGGCGCTGGCCCGGCACAACGACATCATCCGCGGGATCGCGGAGGGTGGCGGAGGGTATGTTTTCAAGACGGTGGGGGATTCCTTTTGTGTCGCGTTTCCCACTCCCAGGATGGCCCTGGAGGCGGCGGTGGCCGCCCAGGTGGCGCTCCTCGAAGAGGACTGGTCCTCGGTCGGGACGCTGCTGGTTCGCATGGCCGTTCACACTGGTACGGCGGAGTGGCGGGATGGCGATTATTTTGGCGGAACGCTGAACCGCACTTCGCGCATCGAGGCGGCCGCGCATGGCGGGCAGATTCTTGTCTCGCAGGTGACGGTTGATCTGTTGGAGGACGAGAATCTGGATGTTTCCTTCCGTCCGCTCGGCAGCCATCGCCTGCGCAATCTCGACCGGCCGGAGCATCTTTATCAGGTCATCGGCAACAATCTGCCCGACTCCTTCCCTCCGCCGAAAAGCATGGAGGTGCTGCCGAACAACCTGCCCGTGCAGACGACCAGCTTCATCGGGCGCGAGAAGGAGATGGAGGAGATTCATGCGCTGCTCGAGCGCACGTCACTCCTGACGCTCACCGGCACCGGCGGCACGGGAAAGACCCGCCTTTCCATCGAGGTCGGCGCGAGCCTGATTCATGACTTCCGCGATGGTGTGTGGCTGGCGGAGTTTGCCCAGATCTCCGATCCGGCGCGCATTGTGGAGGTCGTGGCGACCAGCCTCGGAGTGCGCGAAGATCCCGAGCGCACCCAGCGCGAAGCCCTCGTCCAATTTCTGCGCGGCAAGACGCTCCTGCTCATTCTGGACAACTGCGAGCATGTGCTGGCCGAGGCGGCGAAGCTGGCAGCGGAGCTGCTGAGTTCCGCGCCGAATCTCAAGATCATCGCCACGAGCCGTCATTCACTCGGCATTCGCGGCGAGCAGACCTTTGCGGTGCCGCCGCTCGGGATGTTTGACGTGCGGCTGCATGAACTTAGCGGCCCGGACGTGGTGGAGCGCCTGTCGCAATACGACGCGGTGAAGCTCTTCATCGAGCGCGCCATGGCGGTGAAGCCAGATTTCCGCGTGACGAACGAAAACGCCCCGGCTCTGGCCGAGGTATGCAGCCGCCTGGACGGCATCCCGCTTGCGATTGAGCTCGCCGCCGCCCGCGTGCGGGTGCTCGACCTGGCCCAGATTGCGTCGCGTTTGAATGACCGCTTCCGCCTTCTGCGCGGGGGCAGCCGCACCGGTTTGCCGCATCAGCAGACCCTGCAGGCGCTGATCGATTGGAGTCACGACCTGCTCTCCGAGGAGGAACGCATCGTTTTTCGCCGGATGGGAGCTTTTCTTCTGGGCCGCAGCCTCCGGGCCCTGGAGCAGGTCTGCTCCGGAGACGGCGTGGAGGAGTACGACATCCTCGACCTCCTTCAGCAGCTTGTCGACAAGTCGCTCGTTATGGTCGAGCGCGATGTGGCGGGAGAACTGCGGTACACCATGATCGAGTCGGTCTGGCAGTACGCCAAGGAGAAGCTCAAGGACTCCGGCGAGGAAACCACCGTGCGCAATCGGCATCTGAAGTTCTTTCTCGAGTATGCCGAGGAGTTGCATCCCAAGTTTGAAGGCCCCGAGCAAAAGCACTGGCTCGATGCCGGGCAGGCCGATGCCTGGAATTTTCGTGCGGCTTTGCGCTGGGCGGTTGAATCCAGACAGGCCGAGCTTGGCTTGCGCATGATGTCATCGCTTTACCGGCTGGTCGAGGTGCGGGGGGATGTGCGGGAGGTCTACGAACTCCTTCTCAAGCTCCTGGCAGTCGACGAGGACGGTGATGGGAAGAAATATCGGGCCGATGCCGAAGTGGCGGCCGGCCGTCTGGCCTGGGCGCTCGACCGGTATGGCGAATCCCGCAAGCACTACGCCGCCGCCCGGAAGATTTACGAAGCCCTCGGAGATGAAAACGGCATCGGTATCGTGGAAATGCTCTCAGGTTTCATCAATCGCGGCGACCAGCGTGTCGACGAATCAGAGGCCAATTTCCGCCTCGCTCTGGAGCTGGGGCGCAAGACTGGCAATCTTTACGTGATCGCTGCATCGCAGAGCGGGCTTGGCAGCATCGCGCTGGATCGCGGTCAGCTTGAGGAGGCCAGGAAGCTCAAGGAGGAAAGTCTCGCGAACTACGAGGAGCTCGGTGACCAGTGGATCGTGGGGTTGATTCTGTGGGGAGTGGCGTGGGTCGCACTCGCCCAGGGAGACTATGCCCGCGCCAAGCAGGTCCTCGATCGCTGGGTGGCCAATGTGCGGGAACTCGGCAATCAGTGGACGCTGCCGTACATCCTCGAGGAATACGCGCAGCTGGCTTCTCGCACAGGCAAACCTCTGCTCGCCGCCCGGATCATCGGCGCGGCTGATGCACAGAGAGAGCATTTCAGCTCCTCTTTTTCCGCCAGCGAAGCAGAGGGCCATGCCGACCTTGTTTCCCGGGTGAGGGCGGAGATTTCCGAGGAGGAGTGGGTCACGGCGCGCGAGGAAGGCCGCATCGCGACTCCCTGGGAGGTATTCCGGGAGATCGACGAGCAGCTTTCATGA
- a CDS encoding (2Fe-2S) ferredoxin domain-containing protein, protein MSGDYPARAKIPRCEIERAQRHLFICLGPDCCDASASAPLWDFLKARCRTLRVPVLRTKAACLRVCSGGPWLVVYPEGIWYGGLTEERLERILVEHVEQGRPVDEWVVARTSVECC, encoded by the coding sequence ATGAGCGGGGACTATCCGGCTCGCGCCAAGATCCCTCGCTGTGAGATCGAGCGCGCGCAACGACATCTTTTCATCTGCCTCGGGCCGGATTGCTGCGACGCTTCGGCTTCTGCACCGCTCTGGGATTTTCTCAAGGCTCGCTGTCGTACCCTGAGAGTCCCCGTGCTGAGAACCAAGGCGGCGTGCCTGCGGGTTTGCTCCGGTGGACCGTGGCTGGTGGTTTACCCGGAGGGAATCTGGTACGGAGGGCTGACCGAGGAGCGCCTGGAGCGCATCCTGGTCGAACATGTCGAGCAGGGCAGGCCGGTGGACGAGTGGGTGGTGGCCCGAACGTCTGTGGAGTGCTGCTAG
- a CDS encoding ABC transporter ATP-binding protein, with the protein MVRAVAAMVELRSISKVFGNFTALQEVSFEIKEGEFMTFLGPSGCGKTTCLRLISGFDTPTKGQVFIGGKDVTFDPPYRRDVNQVFQSYALFPHLTIADNIAFGLRMKKVPSAEIKRRVDNVIGMTALEQFVHRKPAQLSGGQRQRVALARAIVCEPKVLLLDEPLSALDAKLRTQMRVELKQLQKKLGITFIFVTHDQEEALTMSDRVAVLNNGRVEQIGTVNEIYYKPATRFVATFIGETNIIEATVLSRGSRTVRCRLEGGLELEVASVDPTHEGKILLSLRPEKVRLSRNKPEGRNVFPGRISAEIFKGAVDDITLVVEGGLELGALLTNDGQEEYDFHEGESVFCRIQPEDINIVAS; encoded by the coding sequence ATGGTGCGGGCCGTGGCTGCGATGGTGGAACTCCGCTCGATAAGTAAGGTCTTCGGGAATTTCACGGCATTGCAGGAGGTGAGCTTTGAGATCAAGGAAGGCGAGTTCATGACCTTCCTTGGGCCATCCGGATGTGGAAAGACCACATGTCTGCGCCTGATCAGCGGTTTTGACACGCCGACGAAGGGACAGGTTTTTATCGGCGGGAAGGATGTGACCTTCGATCCACCGTATCGCCGCGACGTGAATCAGGTTTTCCAAAGTTACGCCCTGTTTCCGCATCTCACCATCGCCGACAACATCGCCTTTGGCCTGCGGATGAAAAAAGTGCCCTCCGCCGAGATCAAGCGGCGCGTGGACAATGTGATCGGAATGACCGCGCTCGAGCAGTTCGTCCATCGCAAGCCCGCCCAGCTTTCCGGCGGCCAGCGCCAGCGCGTGGCCCTGGCACGGGCGATCGTCTGTGAACCCAAGGTCTTGCTGCTGGACGAACCGTTGAGCGCCCTGGATGCAAAGTTGCGCACGCAGATGCGGGTCGAGCTCAAGCAACTCCAGAAGAAGCTCGGCATCACCTTTATCTTTGTGACCCACGATCAGGAGGAGGCTCTCACCATGAGTGACCGCGTCGCTGTGCTCAACAACGGGCGGGTCGAGCAGATCGGCACAGTGAACGAGATTTATTACAAGCCGGCCACCCGGTTTGTGGCGACGTTCATCGGGGAGACCAACATCATCGAGGCGACGGTGCTCAGTCGTGGCTCTCGCACCGTCCGGTGCCGCCTGGAAGGCGGGCTGGAGCTCGAGGTGGCAAGCGTCGATCCGACCCACGAGGGAAAAATTCTCCTCTCGCTGCGTCCGGAGAAGGTCCGCCTCTCCCGGAACAAGCCCGAGGGCAGGAATGTTTTTCCCGGTCGGATATCCGCTGAGATTTTCAAGGGAGCTGTCGATGATATCACCCTCGTCGTCGAGGGTGGGCTGGAATTGGGAGCCTTGCTGACCAATGATGGCCAGGAGGAATACGATTTTCACGAAGGCGAAAGCGTCTTCTGCCGTATTCAGCCCGAGGATATCAATATTGTCGCCAGCTGA
- a CDS encoding DUF4126 domain-containing protein, giving the protein MEDVLQTLGVALGLAALAGLNLYLTVFAAGLAIHFSWVALPASLQSLHVLGDPWVIVVAGILYFLEFWADKVPWIDSANDSVHTIIRPIGGALLAVLALGDAHPTVKVVAALLAGGVTLSAHAAKAGARLVANTSPEPISNIGLSLGEDAVVLGGLTLVAWYPIVALIVTVAAIVVIWVVLPKLMRSVRATSWLAWRKLNEPAEGGDDDNIFRKIPGPCELLLRRAHATTEGFTVAVPCISGGGPRLPRNVFGWLIRFEGGRLFFVGPRRFGPIVVEIGLEGRDILRESRFLSERLLISGPSTTNVFLFERGHRVLCDRLADALKPLPAVEPELIP; this is encoded by the coding sequence ATGGAGGACGTCTTGCAGACCCTGGGAGTCGCCTTGGGGCTGGCCGCTCTGGCAGGGCTGAATCTTTATCTCACGGTTTTCGCGGCCGGATTGGCGATTCACTTTAGCTGGGTGGCCCTGCCAGCTTCCCTGCAAAGCCTCCATGTGTTGGGCGATCCCTGGGTGATCGTCGTGGCAGGGATACTTTATTTTCTGGAGTTCTGGGCTGACAAGGTGCCCTGGATCGATTCGGCGAACGATTCCGTTCATACCATCATCCGGCCCATTGGCGGAGCCTTGCTGGCCGTCCTTGCTCTTGGGGATGCGCATCCCACGGTGAAGGTGGTGGCGGCGCTGCTGGCCGGCGGGGTCACCCTCTCGGCTCACGCGGCCAAGGCGGGAGCCCGTCTCGTGGCCAATACATCGCCGGAGCCGATTTCCAATATCGGGCTCAGCCTGGGAGAGGATGCGGTCGTGCTGGGAGGCCTCACGCTGGTGGCATGGTATCCCATCGTTGCCCTCATCGTGACGGTGGCGGCGATCGTGGTGATATGGGTGGTCCTGCCGAAGCTCATGCGCTCGGTGCGCGCCACGAGCTGGCTGGCCTGGCGCAAGCTCAACGAGCCGGCCGAGGGCGGCGATGACGATAATATTTTCCGCAAGATCCCCGGTCCTTGCGAGTTGCTCCTGAGGCGGGCGCATGCCACGACGGAGGGGTTTACCGTGGCCGTTCCGTGCATCAGTGGAGGAGGACCTCGACTGCCGCGCAATGTGTTCGGCTGGCTCATTCGTTTCGAGGGCGGGCGGCTCTTTTTTGTTGGGCCGCGGCGGTTTGGCCCCATCGTGGTGGAGATCGGTCTTGAGGGGCGCGATATCCTGCGGGAGTCTCGTTTTCTTTCGGAGCGTCTGCTCATCTCCGGGCCCTCGACGACGAATGTCTTTCTTTTCGAGCGTGGTCACCGGGTGCTCTGCGATCGACTGGCCGATGCATTGAAGCCCCTCCCTGCGGTGGAGCCGGAGTTGATCCCATAG
- a CDS encoding glutamine amidotransferase gives MTVDFERPYLLWLIPLALGLVWLLQRGTLASWTSSQRVLALAVRCAVVILIILALAGPAFRGVTRDAAVVLLRDVSASVDDAGQKTASDFIAQASREHQADSGQVDFAAGAAVARAYGSREDSAAVTVPRDATDLASALEFAQASLPADRPGRIILLSDGAVNTGRPAEGVLARLKERGVELDVVPLPPENRPDAAVLAVKVPAAAREGETFDARVTVNSAESNARATVRFFQNRVLVAEVEKELARGENELVIPNLRAEAGLGLYEATVSLPGDARPENNRGHVVTVHGGAARTLLVDRDPAQLDGLAGVLRASGFQVEVRPASGFPATLEELESFDLVMLSDVPASELSDQQMRSLASWVKDFGGGFLMAGGESSFGAGGYFRTPVAAMLPVRIERQEREETPVAALLVILDRSGSMSAMAGGQTKMSLANDGASLALEVLQARDLFGVFAVDTRVQQVVPLASASDKTGAARRIAGITSGGGGIYVYTSLAEAFPVLRDAQAKIKHIILFADAADAEEKSAGSEGNPSMGGGSSLDLAAAMLANRITLSVVALGREEDKDTAFLRDLAAKGGGRFYLTADATTLPRLFSQETMRATQSSLREDAFLVTPTGASDVLQGIPWSEAPPLLGLNLSSVKPGADLLLAAESGEPILALWRYGLGQAAAFLSDAKPRWAAEWMTWPGYGKFWTQLARQLVRPDRRDDLSAEVMESGDRLVVDVSAVTGAGTFRNGLPVAVTVAEQGGVSRSLIAPQVAPGRYRVEFPKPEAETAVIAVSDGAGRPVSLAWMRDAGREFLPVADTRPFLEKLARDCGGIFQPTPEQVFRPATQAASTRRDLSPWLLVAALVLWPVDIWLRRRDWT, from the coding sequence GTGACGGTGGATTTCGAGCGCCCTTATCTTCTTTGGCTGATCCCTCTCGCCCTGGGGCTGGTCTGGCTCCTGCAACGCGGCACGCTTGCCTCCTGGACGTCGAGTCAACGGGTGCTCGCCCTCGCGGTTCGCTGCGCGGTCGTGATCCTCATCATCCTGGCGCTGGCTGGTCCGGCCTTTCGCGGCGTGACGCGCGATGCCGCCGTGGTCTTGCTGCGCGATGTCTCCGCCAGTGTCGATGACGCGGGGCAGAAGACTGCGTCGGACTTCATTGCCCAGGCCTCCCGGGAGCACCAGGCCGACTCCGGTCAGGTGGATTTCGCCGCCGGGGCGGCGGTGGCCCGGGCGTACGGGAGCAGGGAAGACAGCGCGGCGGTGACGGTTCCGAGGGACGCGACGGATCTCGCGTCGGCCCTGGAGTTTGCCCAGGCGTCGCTCCCGGCTGATCGTCCGGGACGAATCATTTTGCTCTCCGATGGGGCGGTCAATACAGGACGGCCGGCGGAGGGAGTGCTGGCCCGTCTGAAGGAGCGGGGAGTGGAGCTCGATGTCGTGCCGCTACCTCCGGAAAACCGCCCGGATGCGGCTGTGCTGGCGGTCAAGGTGCCGGCTGCTGCGCGCGAGGGTGAGACGTTCGACGCCCGCGTGACCGTGAACTCCGCGGAATCCAATGCCCGCGCGACAGTGCGTTTCTTTCAGAACCGGGTGCTGGTGGCGGAGGTGGAGAAGGAACTCGCCCGCGGAGAGAACGAATTGGTGATTCCCAACCTGCGGGCGGAAGCCGGGCTCGGCCTGTACGAGGCGACGGTGTCTCTGCCGGGGGATGCGCGTCCGGAAAATAACAGGGGCCACGTGGTGACCGTGCATGGAGGCGCGGCGCGTACACTGCTGGTGGATCGTGATCCCGCTCAGCTCGACGGGCTGGCGGGGGTGCTGAGAGCGAGCGGATTTCAGGTCGAGGTGCGGCCGGCATCGGGATTCCCCGCCACCCTGGAGGAGCTGGAGAGCTTTGATCTCGTGATGCTGAGCGACGTGCCGGCGTCGGAATTGAGCGACCAGCAGATGCGCTCGCTGGCCTCGTGGGTGAAGGATTTTGGCGGGGGATTTCTCATGGCGGGCGGAGAGTCGAGCTTTGGGGCGGGCGGGTATTTCCGCACCCCGGTGGCGGCGATGCTGCCCGTGCGCATCGAGCGTCAGGAGCGGGAGGAAACGCCTGTGGCCGCACTGTTGGTGATCCTCGATCGATCGGGCTCGATGTCTGCGATGGCGGGGGGCCAAACCAAGATGTCGCTGGCGAATGATGGCGCCAGCCTCGCTCTCGAGGTGCTGCAGGCGCGTGATTTGTTCGGTGTCTTTGCCGTGGATACCCGGGTCCAGCAGGTCGTTCCGCTCGCCAGCGCATCGGACAAGACAGGCGCGGCGCGCCGCATTGCGGGCATTACCTCGGGAGGCGGCGGCATCTATGTCTATACGTCGCTGGCGGAGGCCTTTCCCGTGCTGCGCGATGCGCAGGCGAAGATCAAGCACATCATCCTTTTTGCCGACGCTGCCGACGCGGAGGAAAAGTCCGCCGGGTCCGAGGGCAATCCCTCGATGGGCGGCGGATCGTCGCTCGACCTCGCCGCCGCCATGCTGGCCAATCGTATTACCCTCTCCGTGGTCGCCCTCGGCCGCGAGGAGGACAAGGACACGGCCTTCCTGCGCGATCTGGCCGCCAAGGGCGGCGGGCGCTTTTACCTCACGGCGGACGCCACGACACTGCCGCGTTTGTTCAGCCAGGAGACGATGCGTGCCACGCAGTCGAGCCTGCGCGAGGACGCGTTTCTGGTCACGCCGACGGGGGCGTCCGACGTGTTGCAGGGCATCCCATGGTCCGAGGCGCCGCCGCTGCTCGGGTTGAACCTCTCCAGTGTGAAGCCCGGAGCCGATCTCCTGCTCGCCGCGGAATCCGGCGAACCCATTCTCGCTCTCTGGCGGTATGGACTGGGACAAGCGGCGGCTTTCCTCAGTGATGCAAAACCCCGCTGGGCGGCTGAGTGGATGACGTGGCCGGGATATGGCAAATTCTGGACCCAGCTCGCCCGTCAGCTCGTGAGACCGGATCGTCGCGACGACCTGAGCGCCGAGGTGATGGAATCCGGCGACCGTCTCGTGGTGGATGTCTCGGCTGTGACCGGTGCGGGAACCTTTCGCAATGGACTGCCTGTTGCTGTCACCGTGGCCGAGCAGGGTGGGGTGAGCCGATCGCTTATTGCGCCTCAGGTCGCGCCGGGACGTTACCGGGTGGAGTTTCCCAAGCCCGAGGCCGAAACGGCCGTCATCGCCGTGAGCGATGGGGCCGGTCGCCCGGTCTCGCTGGCCTGGATGCGCGATGCCGGGCGGGAATTTCTCCCCGTGGCCGACACCCGGCCCTTTCTGGAAAAGCTCGCCCGGGACTGCGGCGGTATCTTCCAGCCCACGCCTGAGCAGGTTTTCCGTCCGGCCACGCAGGCCGCCTCGACACGGCGCGACCTCTCTCCCTGGCTGCTGGTGGCGGCGCTGGTTCTCTGGCCGGTCGATATCTGGCTGAGGCGACGGGACTGGACCTAA
- a CDS encoding GDP-mannose 4,6-dehydratase produces the protein MKVLVTGGAGFIGSHLVRRLLRAGHAAVIVDNFNDYYNPAIKRSNIAGLDGHVELIEANIEDAGRMKQVVVDGKFDAIVHIAARAGVRPSVENPLSYLQTNVNGTYNMLDAAKAGGVSKFLFASSSSVYGLAKTVPFSEDLPLPQTLSPYAATKLAGEHLCGNFSHLYDLGVVCLRFFTVYGPGQRPDLAIHKFTDLIYNDKPIPKYGDGGTRRDYTYIDDIIQGVMGALAYDKTKFEIVNLGESETTTLTELIEALEKSIGKKAIIQQLPEQQGDMPLTCADIRKARALLGYDPKVKISEGIPRFVEWYASQHGK, from the coding sequence ATGAAAGTACTGGTTACCGGCGGCGCCGGTTTTATTGGCTCCCATTTGGTCCGCAGGCTCCTGCGTGCCGGCCATGCCGCTGTGATCGTCGACAACTTCAACGACTACTACAACCCCGCCATCAAGCGGTCGAATATCGCCGGGTTGGATGGTCACGTGGAGTTGATCGAGGCAAATATCGAGGATGCCGGCCGCATGAAGCAGGTCGTGGTCGATGGGAAGTTTGACGCCATCGTGCATATCGCCGCCCGCGCGGGAGTGCGTCCGTCGGTGGAAAATCCGCTCTCCTACCTCCAGACCAACGTCAACGGCACCTACAACATGCTCGATGCCGCCAAGGCAGGCGGGGTGAGCAAGTTTCTATTCGCCTCCAGTTCATCGGTTTATGGGCTGGCGAAGACGGTTCCTTTTTCCGAGGACCTGCCGCTTCCTCAGACTCTCAGCCCCTACGCGGCGACGAAGCTGGCGGGCGAGCACCTGTGCGGCAATTTCTCCCATCTTTACGATCTCGGCGTGGTCTGCCTGCGCTTTTTCACGGTCTACGGCCCCGGCCAGCGTCCCGACCTCGCGATCCACAAGTTCACGGACCTCATTTACAACGATAAGCCGATCCCGAAGTACGGCGATGGCGGCACGCGTCGCGATTACACCTACATCGACGACATCATCCAGGGCGTGATGGGGGCGCTCGCCTACGACAAGACGAAGTTTGAGATCGTCAACCTCGGCGAAAGCGAGACGACCACCCTCACCGAGCTGATCGAGGCGTTGGAGAAGTCCATCGGCAAGAAGGCTATCATCCAGCAGCTCCCCGAGCAGCAGGGTGACATGCCGCTGACCTGTGCGGACATTCGCAAGGCTCGCGCCCTGCTCGGGTACGATCCGAAGGTGAAGATTTCCGAGGGCATCCCCCGCTTCGTCGAGTGGTATGCCAGCCAGCACGGAAAATGA
- a CDS encoding M20 family metallopeptidase — translation MSAVADLLTQLVRIPSVNPEGDPGTDRTGEAECAKFIADFLTNLGAEVQLPEILPGRPNVIGRFPSDRPGKPRLLLAPHTDTVSVLGMTIEPFSGEQRDGRIWGRGSSDTKGPMAAMLQALSDLKDVIPTLSHEIWFAGLMSEEAGQHGSISLASSETFDFVLVGEPTSLEIVHTHKGSRRIFLHAAGVAVHSSTPDKGKNAIEPVLDALVFLKAEFHRRFGDLTHPILGRTTMSIGTIRGGSKVNIVPEGCDAAVDIRTLPGQDIDGFVADLKARFPEVTFTTAGAAPLWTDPENAIIQKLRGCGAGLTGAPWFCDAAPFSERGVPAVALGPGSIAQAHTADEWIAISDLEAGLTFYKNFLNQLA, via the coding sequence ATGAGCGCCGTCGCCGACCTTCTCACCCAGCTCGTCCGTATCCCGAGCGTGAATCCCGAGGGCGACCCCGGGACGGATCGCACGGGTGAGGCGGAGTGTGCGAAGTTCATCGCCGATTTTCTGACGAATCTCGGCGCTGAGGTACAGCTGCCTGAGATTCTGCCAGGCAGGCCGAATGTCATCGGGCGGTTTCCATCCGATCGGCCGGGCAAGCCGCGTCTCCTTCTCGCGCCGCATACGGATACCGTGAGCGTGCTCGGCATGACGATCGAGCCCTTCAGCGGGGAGCAGCGCGACGGACGCATCTGGGGCCGGGGATCGAGCGATACCAAGGGGCCGATGGCCGCCATGCTCCAGGCCCTGAGTGACCTGAAAGACGTGATTCCCACGCTGAGCCATGAAATCTGGTTCGCCGGGTTGATGAGCGAGGAGGCGGGCCAGCATGGGTCCATCTCGCTGGCCTCCTCGGAGACTTTCGATTTCGTCCTCGTCGGCGAACCAACCAGCCTCGAGATCGTGCATACGCACAAAGGGTCGCGACGCATTTTCCTCCATGCCGCGGGAGTGGCCGTGCACAGCTCCACGCCGGATAAAGGCAAAAACGCCATCGAGCCGGTGCTCGACGCATTGGTCTTTCTCAAGGCGGAGTTTCACCGCCGTTTCGGCGACCTGACCCATCCGATCCTCGGTCGCACGACCATGAGCATCGGAACGATTCGCGGCGGCAGCAAGGTCAACATCGTGCCGGAGGGCTGTGATGCCGCGGTCGACATACGCACGCTGCCGGGGCAGGACATCGACGGGTTCGTCGCCGATCTGAAGGCGCGCTTTCCCGAGGTGACATTCACCACGGCTGGAGCCGCGCCCTTGTGGACCGATCCGGAGAACGCTATCATCCAAAAACTTCGTGGTTGCGGAGCCGGGCTCACGGGAGCCCCATGGTTCTGCGACGCTGCGCCCTTCTCGGAACGCGGCGTGCCTGCCGTGGCACTCGGGCCGGGGTCCATCGCCCAGGCTCACACCGCCGACGAATGGATCGCCATCTCCGACCTCGAAGCCGGGCTCACCTTTTACAAAAACTTTCTCAACCAACTCGCATGA